AATGCAATAGTTTCTGTCAATATCCGTAATTCAAATCTTGCGAAGCTACAACTTTGAGTATTTCTAGGATTTACAAAGATtgtgaactttttttctgttttcagcactttttttttagcaaactTTGGATTcgtaattcaagaaaaaaaacccaggtaGAGTCTGaaatattgttttttctatTAAGATTCGTAGTTAAGGACGTACTATAAATATTGTTTTATCATATCGTATACTTATCACACATtttgaacagtggcgtggcatgttttgcgatgtatcgattgatctgcaatttaaacctatggaaatgaatcgataaatggggtgttcgcagcgaacaccttcataatcgattctttaccataacttcaaaaggggaaatatcgataatcgatcattcacgccttgccactgcaTAAAATGTTCCGATCAACTAATAAGTTGGTGATCATACTGCATGTTTAGCAGAACGCTTTCTTTAAatgctttcttttttattttctttgaacctttctttaaaatatgttattaaaatttgaaagtgtgAATAATACATCCAGGTATGGTTGCGAAAGTCTGCAGTAACCACTCAATTTTATATGTTTTTCCCAATCAAGAGTTCTTTGGTAACTTACTTTGCGGATCTAACAATACACATGATGATCAAAGTTCTTCGGTATAAAAGTGGGATTTATTTCATGGTGAAAATATGTAGAGAGATATTTATGTAATTGTAGTGTTTCAAACGTTTCACTcgtggattattttttcataaaatattaacAGATTTTTTCGCTGAGCATTTTTTAGTGAAAAGAACACTTAAAAAAACCACATAAGATTATgtaattaaatatattaaaattcaatgcaaaaattggcaactttACTGACAGGGATAGTGTTTTTCTCAGTCTCTCTTCAGTCTTCAGTCTCTTCTCAGAAATGAATTTTATATcttttattctgattttttttattccctcTAACATTTCTGTTTTGCGTTCAAGTCTTTCGGTGTATTTCAGAGTAGTCGTCACCTCAAGTcacttttataaaaatattgatCTGCTAAATTAAATGTAGCTCACAAGACCCTTCCATATATGAAGTCAGGCTTTCTGCCTCGATTTTTTGACCATCCTTCTCCCCTCAGGTGACTCATGCGAGCTGTATATTTGAGGCGCTGCCTTTTGAatcctcctttaaaaattacGTTAAAAATCCTCGCCGATTTGAATCGAAATTTTCCTAAAAGTGGAAGATTTGCGCCATTTTACGCTGAAAATATGTTCAGCTGTACCACACTCTCCCCTCTCCATCCCTAGGTAGTGTCGAGCACCCTCTTGACCCTTCCCCTCCCTCCAGAACCTTGACCAGTACCAGCAATGGACGGCCACATGCAGTTTCAGAATTAGTTCAGTTTTTCTGACGGATGGATTACGGAAAGACGCCTGTCGAGGTGGTTTTTCATCGAAGTGGCATGCCATAAAAATCGATCCTATCGAACATTGACATATCGGTTATATTGATCGTATCAACATTCGTCATATCGTTTACATTTGTTTAATAACTCTAttgggtttatttattttatattctcTAGTAGACTGTATTGTGGCTGTTGTAATAAAGATTATTATTGGTGGAACTAATTTTTCTGTGACAGATAGGTAAATCACGTCTTCGGCACTTTTTCGCCTCATTACTGTTATCCTCGgacttctccttctctttttcatttaactttttatccattttcccccttcgtcttcttttctccctttctcttttttaaacttatatTACCAATATACCAAGTTGATCGTGATGATGCCATCTTTAGATTAGCGGTTTCGGGCCATATTAGTATCAACATATCATGGCATCAATatgctgccgggctaaggaagaacgccgtatgcgccttaagacgctgccatatttcctccaataaactACGAGTTTATTGgacaaattgtgaatatttctctccaaaattttcggacaattttgttggcaatttaatctagaatatctgaaagtttcaaggaaagatattcaaGAATATCCTTGAAAACGCATGATTTATatgggaaacttggcaacatttgaatattcatacggcacTCTTCCTTAAgatctcgatacacgatcaaagtcccgaaccaattaccatcaaagtgtcgggagttaccagtcttaaaatcattaatttgcttagtttttcaatgaaaacttggcagaaatgtttcctgtggcaggaaataaTGAATGGTGgtactccattctgatcaaaatttgacggtccgtccaattttgatcaaagaggactgttgcaaGGCGACCATGAGTCATCTAAaggtctactttgatcagaatcggttcggaatttgattgTGTGTGCAGACCtacagcacggcagtatggtacCGACAAGATAACATGATACAAAAATGGCACGTGCATGGTACCAACATTATTCCATGTTGTTTTCATGCATGTTTCACCCACCAACATGCTCATTCTCATCTgggtattttttaaatgttgccgTTTTCTGCACTGataaaaattctcggcgtttttaccaaggtccgttggtaactttaccatctcacttttttttaccaattattggtaattttaccaagacagactggtaagcttaactaaaaaccggtatttttactgttttttcaggtaagaataccacttttattggtaatcaattcccggtaactttgccatttatctcggtaattctaccacagtcgataaaaaatatcggcgtttttaccaaggtccattaaaattaccgagaaagttcaataattttaccgagatttctcggtaaaattaccaattccataaatggtaattttaccgagaaaaaactgggatcaaatagaaccctgattctgtaattttacccttttcttggtaaatacaccgaaatttttttttcagtgtgtgtgtCGAGAAGTCTCCGAGCCAGTGAAGGATGTCCGACTCCGAGAACCCGGAGCCCGCTCGGGTGGCGGAAATGGTGGAAAGCATCCGGGAGTGGCTCTTCAAGCAACCGCACTTGCCCCACATCGAGGACCGGGAAGTGCTGAAGAAGTTCCTGGTCAACTGCAAGTTCCGGCTCCAGCAAACCAAGTCCAAGATGGAGAACTACTACTCGGCCAGGACGGGGTTCCCGGCTGTGTTCCAGGAGAGGGACCCGTGCGCCCCGGAAATGAGGCTCGCCGCCAGGGCCACGCCCTTCTTCCCGCTCCCGAGGAGCACGCCAAAGGGACGCAAAGTCGTCATCTGCAAGTTGGACTGCGACCCGGACGAGTTCATCCCTTCGGACTACATGAAACGCATGTTCATGGTAATGTAGTACATAGTGGTTATGATCTTAGGAAACGGTGTCCCCCAGGGGTCTAATTCTCCTCCTCTCCCTTCAGAAAAATTGACCTATGATGTTGCTGATAAACACACTTGACCcccgccctggtaaaaattggcagtagaatctgtgttccaaaataccatagacctaaagccggctgtaagatttccaacagcttctgtagccggctgtataatttcttacggccttttatagccgatggcgattaagcaacagccagacgataaagtttatgctgaacgttattaaatacggatactaggacttagtaagtttttggactaccgctctctttttgtgccatagtatcttgatttattttgcgaggaaagctccgtacttttgaaggatgcctgtcattcttaatatgttggagcgccttcaatttctttgatactgtgcaatacctctggtgtgaaatagttgcttcagacgccgtggcacgctgaggcgcggcgggcgggcagagaacacgaaacgcgcattggcgcctacaaacctaacagggatacttcacgcattgcgcaatgcgtgaagtatccctgttaggtttgtaggcgccagtgcgtcgccgctccgctttgtgttaggatctaatatttaatctcgcggagtcagcgtttttcaactcatgattttgaaatgtttgcacactctgtatggattattctaatttttattgatgaaaaaataaatatgttttaagggaaaatataatgtgtgttttgtaaatattaaggtagttccttattaaacttaattatttccaaagcacacgaatttctacacaatgtcttatagccttttatagccaatggcgataaagtgtaaagcccggcgataggaactatagcccgactgtatacttttttatagcttcgtatagcccggctatatgatttgctccgctttctacagccagctgtatgattttcaatagccttctttagtcggctataagaactcctatggtattttgaaacgcagctcttatcgccaatttttaccagggcgatcATCCGGAATAATTGCGACAGTTTGGAGACAAAGTTTCCAATAAATAATTTGCCAAtcggatttctttttgagacaTTCGGAGTTCCTGTTTTCATATAATTCTTGTTACGATAGTAAGAATCccactgaaaaaattggaattctaGTTGTCTGAAATAAAAACCCGATTAGGAAATTATTGATATAATGCTCCTATAACCATCCTGGAAAATTCTTTTCCGTGCAGACCTATATCTGGATAGCGAAAAATTCGAAACTTGGGAGTAGAATTCATTTCAGAAACCaaaacatttccgcttcaatcccctccctccaaccttttATTGGGCCTCAATAAAAAGGACCTTATGAAAAGGTACTTTACCTTTTATTGAACTACGCCCTCTTGCACTTCCCATCCAGGTGTTCGACGTGATGTTCTGCGAAGAGGCCTCCGCCCGGCTGGACTACGAGGTGGTGGTCGACTTCCGCGGGTTCTCCTTTCGGCACTTCCTCAAACTGACGACCGTGGCGAGGACGTTCATGAGCCTCGTCGAGAACGTCATGCCGGCCACGCTCAAAGGCGTCCACTACGTCCACGTCCCGCCGTTCATCGACAAGGTGGCCGAGTTCTTCAAGATGCTCGTCAAACCCAAACTCCGCGAGCGCTTCCTCATCCACAAGGACCTCGAGGCCTTTTACAAGGTCATCGGTGACCAGGATATCCTCCCCAGTGACCTCGGCGGGAAGGAGGCCTCCATCGACGAGCTATGTGGTGAGATATTTACGGAATCCTACCAAGGgcctattaaaaaaaaagggggcggGGATCTGTGGGCCAATTatggaaatggagatgttacatgtgtgagggatttgcgatttgaccattgattcttatgtaaaagttcgcgagaaacacgatcgtcccactggttttctctgaaatcagctcccaagcttaaaaaaagctctcaaagtgagaccaaaatggaggggatatcccaccctaccccgagagtccacctctacatcaaaacaaactctccatgcaaagatagggagcaaatacattagcagggttgccgtgttttcagttggcaaaaaaaaatttggcagaaaaaatttcagttggcaaataaagtggcaaccttgctaatgtatttgctccctatctttgcatggagagtttgttttgatgtagaggtggactctcagggtagggtgggatatcccctccattttggtctcactttgagagctttttttaagctcgggagctgatttcagagaaaaccagtgggacgatcgtgtttctcgcgaacttttacataataatcaatggtcaaatcgcaaatcccatGAAATTTATAGGAAAAGcgatatagacaaagaagacaaaagagttATGGATGAAATATCCTATGAaaggaagcgggtggttgcaatggataaagtaggtaggtaatagactataaCGAACAGCCGGTAATCCAGAATTGCGCGAAATGCCTTTATAAATTATAAAGGCCTTATTAAAATATTGAAGGATCGtgcgaaaaaggcacaaggattgcgcgaattttaaaatgaagttaatttaaggtagaagtttggcaaagcaggaaacacttggaaaataaacgcattatTATGTTACGCTAGTTCaagttagtttgttgacaaatcatcgatgtcttactCTCTGATGACAAATGAAGTGTCATGATTGAATATTGGTCGAGGGTATAAAGAACttacctaacttttctcggaaaaaaaaaaaaaaaattattatggagaaacgaggcaacgttgaaatgctaatgcggcgcggcgtcaaaatacaacatgggccttttaagttctatcattcgatgccgcgattattgtaACGGCAGTTCGAATATCGCGCCGAACAGTACAGCCGGCAGTAAActatatcagcgcctgcaagactgtaggaatacctcacgcattgcgccaaactgtGCGGTCGGCGCACAGCCCAtaccagcgcctacaagactgcatgaatacttctcgcattgcgccaaacgcagtgcagtcggtctgTTGGCCTGAaatgcatattagcgcctacaagaatgtatAGGAATGCTGTTGGACTGTGAGTCATCATTTTTGACTTTCTGCtcaagtttttaccataattaaaggggaaatatgtatcctcattgtaacaattcagaaactcagatgatatttaattttgttttggttacattaaaagaaaatataacgaACGGAaacatcgcgtcgaaattttcgataccaCCAACCACCATggttgccagattaacgcttGAACGCCAGATTAGCGAATATTCGCGCAATCATGTGAGTGTTCAGTACCAGagaaattcgcgcaatcctatgcatatccaaaaaggtaaaagagggggcattcgcgcaatTCTATCGCAGCCCCAACGGTCACCCACGAGACACCCTTtggttagtccataattttctcccttagtttatAAGAACCACCAAACCACCTATTTCAATCAAtaagatcgctctatactccagtaaaattccgtaaaatactccataatataaaatttaatatttttaaataaatatatttttaaatacttcttttaattattttttgaaaaaaaatatggttctacacttttttattattcttaattttttaaaaatatttttaaatttttggaaaattaattgatttttcggttgattgttttaatttgttttccaGACGCATACCAGAGGAAAATCGAGTCGTACAAAAAATGGTtcgaggaagaagaaaatatcCGATCAAATGAGGATCTACGACCTCCGTCTTCAACTAACTCCTGGCTCATGGGGACAGAGGGTTCTTTCAAACGATTAACTGTCGATTAAATTGAACACTCAGGGGAAAGAGCTTTCACTGAAATATTGAGCTCCtaattatttttacagaatGTGATAGAGCTGCAAAATCAAAGGTGTGCATCAAACTGTGTTGTCAGGCTGGAGGGGGGTTTATGAGTCATGGATGAAATTTTTGGTCGGTGCGAGTTTCGGAAACTTAGTGTTTAAACTTTGTTTTTAAAGTAACCACTGATATAGCATTTCAATGCTTAATGCGTATAAAAGGTCACTTTGAATCTTTGAGGAAAACCTTACATATTATGTTGAATGTAAAATTACAGTGATGCTTGCAGTATTACTCGattaatttatgaatatttatgcCCATTTGTAATATCTATGGTTGCCTTGAGTCACCGAATAAACCTTCTAATTGTCACTCTTGTGTGTGAACTAATCTTTATCAAGTCTCATCGCTCACTTCAATCTCAGACTTTACTTCTAATCCCGCACCAATactaccgtactaaggaaaaacgccgtttgaacgtgcgagagttgccaaatttccttcgataaaatttttatttttggggaaagttatgaatatttttcctttaaattttcagaatcttttggtggaattgcgaacaaaattatctgaaaaattaggaggaaaatatttattcataaatttatcaggaaattcgcattttatcacaggagatttggcaacgtctgaaggctcatacggcgttcatccttagtTTGGCAGAATTCAGGATACTGCTCAAGAAGCAACCGAGTTTTTGTTAATGTTTAAAGACAATCTCTAGGGCAAGGACGGAGTCGCTGCAAAAAAGAGTGTCACTTTGCCTCTTTTTGGCCAATGGAGTATGACTGAAGTCAAAGAATCTAATAAACCAACCTTAACGTTTTTCAGCATTTAGAGCATCACTTTCTTTTACGTGTGCAACGAATCCGATGTTTTATTCTGTAAAAGCTGAAATATATGAATTCTCGATTATTATATTAGCAAAATTTAACGTGTGATTACAGAGCACAGCTAAATGAAAAGTCCTAGAACACGCATGCTGAGGAGTAATACCATGCAAAATATAGGATTGGTATATAAGTCCAAAATGATTTGTGCTCTTAGATGTCTTCAAATTATATGCgggattctcatttttcaaccaaattatATGTGGGATTCTCCATTTTTGATTATTCAACGGAACTCTACAGAAATTGCTCCACTAAACATTTTGTTTTCGTCGACTAATGTTTCGCTTTCTATTGACGGTTACGCattgataaaaatcggaaaatgcgtttttcagattacgatgataaaagtcttcaatgttttttaatgttttcaaggatAACCAACCATTAGATCCTATTGAAATTCTCTGTATATTTTCATCGCTTTCTCTAAATAAATCACAGCCAATtgcaatgaaacatttcaaatAGTTTTCTTTGATTGAGATCGAGTCGGAcgttttttaaggtgattcgacggttgctatTTTTTGCCAGAGCGATGaaagatatatcgcatcaattcgtttcataatttaaaggtacttatcatttttttttgaattttgagatcgcactgctGTTGTCattatgagactaaagaattctaaGGAGACcaagaaaaatatagcattcgatactaatatcgaaagtgcagtcgaatgaaaaaaaaaaacctaacgcctctaaaaaacccacgcctttaatacattgaattcctttgtgaaattagatacatgaattctttagtctcatgacaatagaagtgcgatttcaaaattcgaaacgaatgacaagtagctgaaattatggaacgaattgatgcgatgtatcgcacgttgctctgacacaaaaaatgacaaccgtcgaatcaccttaagcgttacaattgaggttttactttttcgcctttagccattgataagtgaagagtggaaattcaaaatctggaaagtGTCATCCggtattgctaaaattgtgcatcttgcTCCGTAGCGTAAAAGGACCTGAATACTtcccttcattaaattttagtgaagaaatgTTCTATGAACTTTGAACTTATAGAAACTGGTGCTCAATCGTAGCAACACCTGGAGGCACTTGCCACGTTTTGAATTTATGCTCTCcctataaaaaagataaaaaagcacTTGATGAAAAGATTCTCAGATTTTGATTTTACTTACTCACAGGAGGAATAGAGGAACATATTTTGacaagctcgtttccacaccaccttaggaaaGCCCGATCAGGTAGAGGATACGGtgctgctcctggaggtagagcttacGGCGCGgtttttttaacgtggtgtcgccaagagccctaatccacggggaagggaagaagaaaagggatagggaagaggaaaagagagaggaaagaggaagagggaaaggggaagagggaaaggggaagagggaaaggggaagaggaaacaaaaaaatacactcaCCAACGC
The genomic region above belongs to Bemisia tabaci chromosome 8, PGI_BMITA_v3 and contains:
- the LOC109029799 gene encoding retinol-binding protein pinta — translated: MSDSENPEPARVAEMVESIREWLFKQPHLPHIEDREVLKKFLVNCKFRLQQTKSKMENYYSARTGFPAVFQERDPCAPEMRLAARATPFFPLPRSTPKGRKVVICKLDCDPDEFIPSDYMKRMFMVFDVMFCEEASARLDYEVVVDFRGFSFRHFLKLTTVARTFMSLVENVMPATLKGVHYVHVPPFIDKVAEFFKMLVKPKLRERFLIHKDLEAFYKVIGDQDILPSDLGGKEASIDELCDAYQRKIESYKKWFEEEENIRSNEDLRPPSSTNSWLMGTEGSFKRLTVD